From Salinirubellus salinus, the proteins below share one genomic window:
- a CDS encoding HAD-IIA family hydrolase: MYRGVVLDLDGTVYRGGSAIEGAPAAIERLRDRGLNVLFFSNNPTKTRVDYVERLAGMGVEATVEEVLSAGTVTTEYLREHHADDRTYLVGAPGLREQLRAADLPLTDDTDAAEVLVTSWTETFDYRQLTDAYRAGKDGATFLGTDPDRLVPASGDRMVPGSGAITNAVAGVLEREPDRVLGKPSAEAVAMAREALGVPLEECLVVGDRLNTDLALGEAAGMTKVLVRTGVATDVDVERSAVTPDHVLDSLAEVDRVLDVGGS; the protein is encoded by the coding sequence ATGTACCGTGGTGTCGTCCTCGACCTGGACGGAACCGTCTACCGCGGCGGGTCGGCCATCGAGGGCGCGCCCGCGGCCATCGAACGGCTGCGTGACCGGGGCCTGAACGTCCTGTTCTTCTCGAACAACCCGACGAAGACGCGGGTCGACTACGTGGAACGGCTGGCCGGGATGGGGGTCGAGGCAACGGTCGAGGAGGTGCTGTCCGCGGGCACCGTGACCACCGAGTACCTCCGCGAACACCACGCCGACGACCGGACGTACCTCGTCGGGGCGCCCGGCCTGCGCGAGCAACTGCGGGCGGCCGACCTGCCGCTGACCGACGACACCGATGCGGCGGAGGTGCTGGTCACCTCGTGGACAGAGACCTTCGACTACCGGCAGTTGACCGACGCCTACCGGGCCGGCAAGGACGGGGCGACGTTCCTCGGGACGGACCCCGACCGGCTCGTCCCCGCCTCGGGCGACCGGATGGTCCCCGGCTCCGGCGCCATCACGAACGCCGTCGCCGGCGTCCTCGAACGCGAACCGGACCGGGTCCTCGGCAAGCCCTCGGCCGAGGCCGTCGCGATGGCCCGCGAGGCGCTCGGCGTGCCCCTCGAGGAGTGTCTCGTCGTCGGCGACCGCCTGAACACGGACCTAGCCCTCGGGGAGGCGGCGGGCATGACGAAGGTGCTCGTCCGGACGGGCGTGGCGACGGACGTGGACGTCGAACGGAGCGCGGTGACCCCCGACCACGTGCTCGACTCGCTGGCCGAGGTGGACCGCGTCCTCGACGTGGGTGGCTCGTAG
- the rbcL gene encoding type III ribulose-bisphosphate carboxylase: protein MGIAYEDFLDESYEPAADDLVCEFHIQPGQGLTMGEAAARVASESSNGTWAALSPESDVRSYSAHAFDVAEDGSVRVAYPAALFEAGSMPQILSCIAGNIMGMKAVDTIRLADCEWPEALTKGFPGPQYGSAVLTEILEAEDRPALATVPKPKVGLSTEEHAQIGYDAWVGGVDLLKDDENLTDQNFNPFEERVTQSLEMRDRAESETGEKKDYLVNVTAETDEMVRRAEYVADHGGRFVMVDVVTAGWAAVQTVRRRTEDLDVAIHAHRAMHAAFDRLPQHGVSMRVLAQVSRLCGVDHLHTGTAGFGKLENEDTVGINEWLRSDLHGLRDVVPVTSGGLHPGIVDSVLDATGDRVIVQAGGGIHGHPDGTEAGARALRAAVEAYGEGVSLETKAETSPALAVALEKWGRDSPR, encoded by the coding sequence ATGGGTATCGCGTACGAGGACTTCCTCGACGAGTCGTACGAACCGGCCGCGGACGACCTGGTCTGTGAGTTCCACATCCAGCCCGGACAGGGCTTGACGATGGGCGAGGCCGCCGCGCGCGTCGCCAGCGAATCTTCCAACGGGACGTGGGCGGCGCTCTCGCCCGAGTCCGACGTCCGGAGCTACTCCGCCCACGCGTTCGACGTGGCCGAGGACGGTTCCGTCCGGGTGGCGTACCCGGCCGCCCTGTTCGAGGCCGGCAGCATGCCCCAGATCCTCTCCTGCATCGCCGGGAACATCATGGGGATGAAGGCCGTCGACACCATCCGACTCGCCGACTGCGAGTGGCCCGAGGCGCTCACGAAGGGGTTCCCCGGCCCGCAGTACGGGTCGGCCGTGCTCACGGAGATACTGGAGGCCGAGGACCGACCCGCGCTCGCGACCGTCCCGAAGCCGAAGGTGGGACTCTCGACGGAGGAGCACGCACAGATCGGCTACGACGCGTGGGTCGGCGGCGTCGACCTCCTGAAGGACGACGAGAACCTCACCGACCAGAACTTCAACCCGTTCGAGGAGCGGGTGACCCAGTCGCTGGAGATGCGTGACCGGGCCGAGAGCGAGACGGGCGAGAAGAAGGACTACCTCGTCAACGTCACGGCCGAGACGGACGAGATGGTCCGTCGGGCGGAGTACGTGGCCGACCACGGCGGCCGGTTCGTGATGGTCGACGTGGTCACCGCCGGGTGGGCAGCAGTCCAGACCGTCCGACGCCGCACGGAGGACCTCGACGTCGCCATCCACGCCCACCGGGCGATGCACGCGGCGTTCGATCGGCTGCCACAGCACGGCGTCTCGATGCGGGTCCTCGCGCAGGTGTCGCGGCTCTGTGGCGTCGACCACCTCCACACCGGGACCGCCGGGTTCGGCAAACTCGAGAACGAGGACACGGTCGGCATCAACGAGTGGCTCCGGTCGGACCTGCACGGCCTCCGGGACGTGGTGCCGGTCACCTCCGGCGGCCTCCATCCCGGCATCGTCGACAGCGTCCTCGACGCCACGGGCGACCGGGTCATCGTCCAGGCGGGTGGCGGCATCCACGGCCACCCGGACGGCACCGAGGCCGGCGCCCGGGCGCTCCGGGCGGCAGTCGAGGCCTACGGCGAGGGCGTGAGCCTCGAGACGAAGGCGGAGACGTCACCGGCGCTCGCCGTCGCGCTCGAGAAGTGGGGCCGCGACTCCCCGCGGTAG
- a CDS encoding class I SAM-dependent methyltransferase, producing the protein MSPDDDPATRFSGTERYYAEHRPGYGEAAVEYVVDRFGVDGDATVLDLGCGAGQLTLPLAAHAGRVLGIDPNPEMLAAGRERAAAAGVETVEWVEGSDADIDAGLGPLRLRTIGRAFHWMDRDRTLDTLRRLTDPDGGVALFGDREALHRGRGEWWVVAHETVSEYLQDLPERETGEVEYEEPHAAVLERNGYRDVTEREFEVEREWTVDGVIGYVFSLSFASRATFGDDAEAFEAGLRDRLLALDPPFAEEVSVGVVSGRV; encoded by the coding sequence GTGTCCCCCGACGACGACCCCGCGACCCGGTTCAGCGGCACCGAACGCTACTACGCCGAGCACCGGCCGGGCTACGGTGAGGCCGCCGTCGAGTACGTCGTCGACCGGTTCGGCGTCGACGGCGACGCCACCGTCCTCGACCTCGGGTGTGGCGCCGGGCAACTCACACTCCCGCTCGCGGCCCACGCCGGCCGGGTGCTCGGGATTGACCCGAACCCCGAGATGCTCGCGGCGGGGCGCGAGCGTGCGGCGGCCGCTGGCGTCGAGACCGTCGAGTGGGTCGAAGGCTCGGACGCGGACATCGACGCGGGACTCGGGCCACTGCGGCTGAGGACCATCGGCCGCGCGTTCCACTGGATGGACCGCGACCGGACGCTCGACACCCTTCGTCGGCTCACGGACCCCGACGGGGGCGTCGCGCTGTTCGGCGACCGCGAGGCGCTCCACCGCGGGCGGGGCGAGTGGTGGGTGGTGGCACACGAGACGGTGAGCGAGTACCTCCAGGACCTGCCGGAGCGCGAGACGGGTGAGGTCGAGTACGAGGAGCCCCACGCGGCGGTGCTCGAACGGAACGGCTACCGCGACGTGACGGAACGCGAGTTCGAGGTCGAACGCGAGTGGACCGTCGACGGCGTGATCGGCTACGTGTTCTCCCTCTCGTTCGCCTCGCGCGCGACGTTCGGCGACGACGCCGAAGCGTTCGAAGCGGGACTCCGCGACCGACTCCTGGCGCTCGACCCCCCGTTCGCGGAGGAGGTCAGCGTGGGCGTCGTCTCGGGTCGAGTGTAG
- a CDS encoding DUF7835 family putative zinc beta-ribbon protein has product MTVEPTAVDGDVEEECAECGRPTPHAVAIEIRTESEKRENAAFSREPYRVATCRACGTEDAIRMNNA; this is encoded by the coding sequence ATGACAGTCGAGCCGACCGCGGTCGACGGCGACGTCGAAGAGGAGTGTGCGGAGTGCGGCCGACCGACCCCGCACGCCGTCGCCATCGAGATCCGAACCGAGTCCGAGAAACGGGAGAACGCGGCCTTCTCCCGCGAGCCGTACCGCGTCGCGACCTGTCGAGCGTGTGGGACGGAGGACGCCATTCGGATGAACAACGCCTGA